A single window of Granulicella mallensis MP5ACTX8 DNA harbors:
- a CDS encoding nuclear transport factor 2 family protein: MNTPIVLRGLALILCIMPFTRSFAQSTPESGQTLFQTISAQDSVLFNAVNACDLPTVESKFAENLEFYHDKNDPQYGRKTVVDGIKNNLCGKIQRELVPGSLEVYPIQGYGAVEIGVHRFHHIGVQDRDVVGEAKFIHLWRLKDGVWQITRVISYDHGSAK; this comes from the coding sequence ATGAACACACCCATCGTCCTGCGCGGTCTGGCTCTCATTCTCTGCATCATGCCGTTCACCCGCAGCTTTGCTCAATCAACGCCAGAATCAGGCCAGACGCTATTCCAGACAATCTCCGCGCAAGACAGTGTGTTGTTTAACGCCGTAAACGCCTGCGATCTCCCCACGGTAGAAAGCAAATTTGCCGAAAACCTGGAGTTTTATCACGACAAGAACGATCCGCAGTACGGACGCAAGACAGTCGTCGACGGCATCAAGAACAATCTCTGTGGCAAGATCCAACGGGAGCTGGTACCCGGCTCGCTTGAGGTCTATCCGATTCAAGGCTACGGAGCCGTCGAAATTGGAGTTCATCGCTTCCACCACATCGGCGTCCAGGACCGTGATGTCGTCGGAGAGGCCAAGTTCATTCATCTTTGGCGCCTCAAAGACGGGGTATGGCAGATAACGCGTGTCATCAGCTACGACCACGGGAGCGCAAAATAA